gagaaaaccaatgagttaagaaccaaaattagtggtctcatggatgataaggatcgcatctctgatcaaggttccAAGGCTCTGGCGAGGTTCCAAGAGGCtgttcttgaagttcaacttgaacgagatgaagctaaccgcaagaatgtCGAACTCTgcaaaagggaaaatcaaattcgttctcgtattcttataagtagtgaggatgaatttgtttgggctgcgaaaatcttagatgatgctagaaaagacttatgtgtaaatgttagtcttcaagctgagcatacaaccttgattagaggtatgatttctgacagagaaggttactaactgatcttctttactaattttttgtttcttatgaattctcatcaagttaataattgattgtcttttgctcgcagattctgaaaatagatatcgtgaaaagattgaagaactcgaagctgaaaaggaggaactcgcaaagaatctttcttctcacaacgacaagtattctagattaaagaatcaaatcaagatcactgttgcgaattttaagaatgatgctatgcattttcggaATCAGactatccaaatggtttatgatgatcataatatcccacattctgattatccttgtcttttggaagaaatcccacagaatactcccagtttgattatctctgatagcgaagctgatgatgaagaatctgatagtgatggaagttctgatggtgatgaagattctgacgcagacgaagaagggaataagtctaatgaagataatgaaggatcaaccaagaagtagtctttatttctttctttgattctttgtaatacttgtatatttatttcttctttctgtatatttctgtttctttcattttgaccttcattaaaacaattcttctttgcaatacagttaatcaatataatcattaattcttgaatctttgattaaatctatcatatggaagcaaataacattttctaatttcatacattcccatacttgcctctgttatttgaatccaaatgagagatttcataaaattttcttattgtataacttcgcaatcttgtgcgaagtaaattttgtttcttttcaaaatctcattcatatgtggtcttattttgccttcctaattaaaggtcttattatgccacctcttgtcattgcgacaaaatcgcaggacgtctttgcacattcatgcaaaaacccattgatcttgccttaactttctcttttgtattatggcctcttcaggaatgttgcgacaatatgacaggccttaatattcttgcgaaaataaagccccatgacattgtcgtcttgcgacgaaatcgcaggacgtcttcacactttcatgcgaaaacccattgatctcgtcttatctttttcttttgtattattgcctcttcaggattgttgcacaaatatgacaatccttaatacccttgcgaataaaaagcctcatgacatttgcgtcttaagacacttatcatctccctaatggagggtcccgcccttatctcccccctggtttcccctccAAGGAGGCGTACTTTTACCATAcgaggttagctcctcccatccagtcttaacaacaaccagttgttttcgcagcctcttatcccttttacctatagggcttatggttacgagactgcaccctaagtaggGTTTTCTTCAGggcgagtgcagtataagccaagacttgtcaagaatggcaaggtacactTCAAACGTCCCGGGcaatcttgactcaaccgtgtacctcggcgccttgatcagatttgcactccttgggagagtccttattaccttagtcgcccaacccaagtcatatgcttaagctgagaatccaaggtgcctctctcggatgggctttattgaccctaaatctccatgactcaggttccggggatggtgtagcctttccctgagccatgcaacaggtaccaccttatatgacgtactttaggtcttacatttgcctcttgcaaaattgtattcgcgaactagggtgtacgccataaaggttagcctctttctcttttgtcattcttctctgtttattttctgtaaaattaattatctctgcgagagtctcgcaaatcattatattgtatttgaatttcgcaatctcaattttgttgttcaatcaaatgtatttttgagaattttacttattgcgagagtatcgcaacaacttgatcattcatacatttcttgtttttattagctttgtcatcctctgcttctttattattttctgctactgcttccttggtagtagtAAATTCATCAtatttattctgagctagcattaatttcgcaacatctcttctcctttcttttcgattgtttccaccatcaacctctcacttctttgtacatctaaGATTTTGTGtctccagttttccttcttgtttgctcttctttcgcaagattctatctcagtttcgtaacatctcttttcttcgacccaatctccctttatgattcctacaccattggggtgagggaatttgaaacattggtggaaagttgaagctacacctagaatcccatgtagccaaggtcgaccaattaacgcattgtaaggtgattctacatcaacgacacataatgagatttcagaagatattcccttcaatgtaattcgcatagtaacctcccctttaggcttgtgagcagtaccattaaaaccatatatcttatatgttgatggtataagatcatcatctcttccacccatggttttacaagtatgataaaataagatgttcacagagcttccagtatcgactagaagtCTATTGATTgaccatgaatcttcagcttgatcatcctcatcttcttttggttttggattaatttctaattgtactatgtcactgataatttcgctgaaacattgtcattgcgagattctgatcctacaaaccaCTTACAAACGTGGCTGTTTCAGTATTGAACGGAATAGCCAAAACAAGTTTATATGTAAACCACAAATCAGTAACAAAGATAGAGtcaaatgtcttaagattgttgggtatgTATCTTCGTTACCGATTCTCCAATAATACAACTCGTGTATCATCCACCGATCTGTTACAACTCTTTGTAACACGGTTTTCATCTATGTATTACGTttcgtaataccaacaacaaaacaagaaaacaaggaTAGAAGAAGATGATCAATCACAAAACTTAAACAAACTTACATGggtgtattgaggcgagtaatctATTTGCTTAAGATATTTGATGCCCTGTATATAATGTTGTTACAGTTTTGGCGGCACATGtctccaacattcaacaatacctCGATATTTTTCGCAGCACTTCGATAACACCGAACAGCGATCGCGAATGGATGTAGCACAAACTCTTTTTTTAACTCTTGAAGACACATGCAAACTCTTAAATTTCTAGTACTAGTTTTATGACTCTAAAAAACACACCTTCGCAATGGAGAAAGAGCggggtttatataggtttagagGTGACCCTTGGAGAAGTCCTTTCATGAAGAGTCACAACCTTTGGTGGAGAGTCACATCCCTTGGAATAAGACACTAATGTTGAAAAGACTCAAATGAGTTGACACACCTATTCATATTTctattcaaaaattccaacagttTTTGATGCTGAAAAATTGTCAGTACATTGATTTGTGATGTGACTTTGTAAAACAGACCGGTCTAGCTAGTTTCTTAGTTGTTTCCCACTGTATATCGACTTTATAGGGATGCAGAAGACTACACACTTAGGCACTGGTATAAGTAGTTTCAGGATCAAACAAGTAACGTCTTAATTAGAGATAATATTGAGGAAAGAACTCATAATACTAAAACAATTAATGAATGAGATAAAGAgtatttttttgtttaataaaaAACTAAAGAATCGTGAATCCAAATCACCCCATGGACGAAATAGTGTGGCATGGCgagcatttttttctttcttttgctgaTTAGGGGTCAAGATCTGATTCGATCCTGACTTACCTAGTCCTTAACTCGGTGAAATAACAAAGTACTTCTAATTTATGGGAATAAACTACTTTTGACTTATGGAAACAAAATTTTTTGAATTAAATCTGACTCAAAAAAACAGGGAATATTAAGTCAAATCCAGATGACCCAGGTGATTTTAATTAGATCCAGACGACGAGTTAGATGAGTCAGGATAAAACAATCAAGGTGGTCGCCGACGTTTCTTCTGAAACACCAAAGTGGAttaacccaaaaaaaaatccTATCCCTCGTAGAAGAATCTATGGTTATAATCTAATTTTGTATCGAATTTTACTGGGCACAAATATTGTTTTTAATTATCATAATCTTTCTAACCAATTAAACAGAATAAGTCAAACCTAATCTTGTTCAAGCAGAATCAACATATTTAACGCAAGATGATGCATAGGGCGTCATTGATTAAGAGTTTGTTGATTATCAACCTAGATAATGAATGAAGAACAAGGGTGATAACTAGGATTTTTCAACTGAGAAGAATCTTGTCAAAGTATAGAGTTTAAAGCTCTAAAACGATGTTGATGGGTTTTGGCAGAGCTAGATAAGGCATTATTAATAACGAGGTAAAAACGGCGATTATTTTGTGACAAAGATAATAATAACGAGGTAAAAACGAcgattattttttgataaagatAGATTACAAATATTAGgtgaaaaaaataatcaatatAGTGTAAAAGATAGAAAAATAGAAAGAAGGAGAATTCTTTTGAATTGTGTGTGTCGAAAAAGGGAGAATACAACCCTATGAAGTACGGATACTTCAAAATTGGTGATGTATCCGTATCGGCGCCGTATCAGTGTCAGATACTTGGGGATATCTGGGGATACGTATCAGATACTCCATTTAAAGTGTCACCTTTTTTTAATTACAAAAAGGGTAGGGGATACTTCCTATAATCtaacatttatttttttatacaaTATCTATATATttataaaatacataaaatctaaatatttatagATATTTGTACTCATGAACATAACGAATAATTATATCTAAACCTAATAATTTGTTTGGCTATAAAGAAAAGAGACTTGGTATTTATTTTTAtggtgcttcaaaaaaaaaacggtgTTAGAAAAATCTAGCTTTAAGGCTTATTGGGCAGTCAAGTTCTTCATGTCGTTCAGAGAGAAATCGGAGTACATATGATTATATCCTTTCAATTAACATAAGTAAGACTGAAACCCAAATTGCTGAAAATTTAATATTTGCTCACTTTAATATTCAAAATAGTATCTATcggattttttattttatgattttttagtagaatgaattattattatgctaatatgaaatatttttttaataaatacacGTAACCCACCGTATCTCGTATTCCCATTTTATGAAAATTGACGAATTCTCGTATCAATATCACCGTATCGGTATCGGTGCATCATAGATACAACCACTATTTATATAGATTAGACACAATGACATTCCGATAATAAATAAGATTTACCCTGAATATTATTAACATTAAGAAACTTTTATAAGATTCTCCCTGATGACCACTGTGTCTATAACAGAAGTTATAAGTGGCATCAAGACCTTATTATACCTGGTACCTCTATTATTACCTTTGTTTGAAGAGACTTGACAAAATTACTCATATTAAGAAAGATATTCCACTTAACATACATGAATTTATTCTTTTGCTGTTATAATTCTAATCTTCCTACCACGACATCATTCAGAGCGTTTTTGCAAACCGGAAGGTAAGCAGTAGAATGACGGCGACCTAACGTTGAGTCAAACCTACTTGACTAAAGTCGTCTGTCAAGTAACTCTTACTTTGCTTTGGTTTCCCGTATTATATACCTAGTAGGGCACGTATGACTTCTGGAAGTTAAAAAGGCAGGGCAAGCAGAGCGGTTTCCTTTCGTTATCACTGAACTCTATAAATAAATATCATCGAAATCTCTCAATTCTCAGGgcttttttttagggtttctcaacACGAAAACTTTCTGCTTGGATTCTTTTTCTCAGAAATCTTCAATTCATCTTCAAATTTCAAGGCATGACTCTGATGACTAATCCACAGCCGGCGTTAGATCAGGAGGATACTGTGATGTTAGTTCCAGATTCAGAAGAGGTTGTTGAAGGTCCTCAACCTATGGAAGTCGCACCAGCAGAAGAAGCCGTTAGGGCACAGCCAGTTGAggatccttcttcttcttcttcttctatgaaATTTACCTGGAAGATTGAGAATTTTTCGAAGCTGAACACTGAAAAACATTACTCTGATGTTTTCACTGTTGGTACTTATAATTGGCGTGTGGTGATGTATCCCAAGGGCAAAAACATAGATCACTTATCGCTGTACCTTGCTGTTGCGGACTCGGATAATTTGCCATATGGGTGGAGCAGGTGTGCACAGTTCAACTTGACAGTCGTCAATCAAGTCCATCACAAGATCACAATGAGAAAACATTTCCCAGAACACCAATTTACTGCACGAGAAACTGAGATGGGTTTTCCATCGATCATGACTCTTAAGTTACTCCACTACCCTACTGCCGGGTATCTCGTAGATGATACTTGTATAATTGAAGCAGAGGTTTCTGTCAAGGATTCTGGAGAAGGAACGGTTTATGTTGGTCTTGAGAATCAGGGAGCAACATGTTATATGAACTCTCTTCTCCAGACTCTATATCATATACCTTATTTCAGGAAGGCAGTGTACCATATGCCAACAACTGAGAATGATTTGGCCTCAGGAGGAAGCATCCCTTTGGCTCTACAGACTTTGTTTTATAAGCTTCAATTCGGTAAAAATAGCGTCTCTACCGAGGAACTCACTAAATCTTTCGGATGGAATACACAAGAGTCTTTCATGCAACGTGATGTGAAGGAACTTAGTAGGGTTTTGTGTGAAAAGCTTGAAATTAGAATGAAGGGAACTGCTGTGGAGGGTACGATACAGCACTTGTTCGAAGGTCACCATATGAACTACATTGAATGTATCAATGTGGACTACAAATCTACTAGAAAGGAGTCATTTTATGACATTCAACTTGATGTAAAAGGCTGTAGGGATGTTGTTGCTTCCTTCGACAAGTATGTCGAAGTGGAGCGTCTTGAAGGTGATAACAAGTATCATGCTGATCAACAACATGGTTTACAGGATGCAAAGAAGGGTGTCCTTTTCAATGACTTCCCGCCTGTTCTCCAACTCCAGCTCAAACGATATGAATATGATTTTAAGCGAGACATGATGGTAAAAATAAATGATCGGTATgaattagggctgcacaaactCGACTCAACCCACCGACCCAACCCACACCCGCATGAAATTATCCACACCCGACCCAGCCCACCTAGGAGCGGGTCGAcatgggtcacaacatcaaaacccatagtATTGTGGATCGACTATGGGTCAAagcttccctcacccgacccaacccacccacccagCTAAATATTTCTTAGTTAATATTAACCCTTACATTACCTATCCTAAATGAATCACAACCGTTGAAGTAGtgatatataatgcctaaacctaaatcgctaacttcacttcagtcttcacttcttcaatcacttccttgaatagtcttttatcttttgagcttcgaacaattgaactcatttcttgtaatttgtatgcactttgcaactttgcaccaacttcttacttctctgaattataattatcatttgtttacacttgacttggggtcagttctttaattgtcatctgtaagagtcttaggtaagtctgtaactttttttttttgatgcaatgtaactgtaatgtgtattttatggtgggtaacccaccacccacccgacccaacccattgTAATGtaggtcgggtgaaaaccgacccattgttatGTTGTTGGTTGTGGATGACAACTTCTgctacccaccatcagtgggttgggtggtgggtgaggccaaacccgacccaaaccgacccatgtgcatcCCTAGTATGAATTCCCCTTGCAACTTGATCTTGACAGGGAGGATGGGAAATACTTATCTCCAGATGCTGATAGAAGAGTTCGCAATCTTTACACGCTTCATGGTGTTTTGGTTCACACTGGTGGGGGACATGGTGGACACTACTATGCTTATATAAGACCAACACACTCAGAGAAATGGTTGATGAGCGGGTAACAAAGGAGATATCAAGCGGGTATTAGAGGAGCAATACGGTGGGGAGGCAAAATATTCAAATGCATATATGCTCGTGTATGTACGTGAAAGTGATAGAGATGAAATTATGTGTAACGTGGATGAGAATGACATTGCTGAACATCTGAGGATTaggttgaagaaagaacaagaagaaaaggAGCAAAAGGAGAAGGAAGAAGCAGAGGCTCACCTGTATACCATTATAAAGGTTGCTCGAAATGAGGACTTTTCTGAACAGATTGGGAGAGAGATCTATTTTGACCTTGTTGATCACAAAAAAGTTTGCAGTTTTCGTATCCAGAAACAAATGCCTTTTAACCTTTTCAAGGTGGAGGTTGCTAAAGAGTTTGGTGTGCCTGTGCAATTTCAGCGGTTTTGGTTATGGGCAAAGCGCTTAAATCATACTTATCGTCCATACCGACCGTTAACTCTTCAAGAGGAGACACAATCCGTTGAAAACGCTAGAGAAATGTCAAATAAGGAAGCTGGCAATGGGGCATGGAACTACCAAGAGCTAAAGCTATTCTTGGAAACAGAGATTGGGCCGGAATCACATCCCATTCCTCCTCCTTGTCATAAtgagaaagaagatattcttctttttttcaagCTATATGATGCTGAAAAGGAAGAAATTCGGTATGTGGGGAGACTTTTTGTGAAGGGTAGTGGTAAGCCTTTCGAAATTCTTAAAAAGCTTAATGGGATGGCCGAGTTTTCGCCAGATGAAGAAATAGAACTTTATGAGGAAATAAAGTTTGAGCCTGTTGTTATGTGTGACCGCATAGACAAGAAGCTCACCTTCCGCGATAGCAAGCTTGAAGATGGGGACATTATTTGCTTCCAGAAACCCGCTTCAGCTGATAGTATGACACCAAACCGCTATCCTGATGTTCCTTCTTTCCTGGAATATGTTCATAACCGTCAGATTGTGCATTTCCGATCTTTGGAGAAACCGACCGAAGAAGATTTTTGTTTTGAGCTGTCAAAGGtatcaaaatatgatgatgtCACGGAAAGAGTAGCTGGCCATCTTGGTTTGAGTGACCCAACAAAGATCAGACTTACCTCTCATGACTGTTACTATCAGAAACCTAAACCCCAAGCTATTAAGTATCAAGGTATTGGCCACTTGTCTGAGATGTTGATTCACTTCCACCGGACATCTGATATTTTGTATTACGAAGTCCTGGACGTCCCTTTACCCGAGTTGCAAgatttgaaaactctaaagaTTGCATTCCCTTATTCAACAAGAAATGATATGGTCGTTCATAGTATTAGACTTCCAAAACAAAGTACAGTTGGTGATCTGATTAATGATCTGAAGACAAAGGTTGAGCTGTCTCATCCGGATGCGGAACTTAGATTGCTGGAAGTTTTCTCCCACAAGATTTTCAAGGTTTTTACGTTTAGTGACAATATTGTGAACATTAATGATCAATGCTCGACGCTAAGGGCAGAGGAGATTCTAGAGGAGGAGAAGAACTTGGGTCCTCAGGATCGCTTGATTCATGTTTATCATTTCGCAAAAGATGGACATCTGGCACGGAATTTTGGGGAACCATTTTTCTTGGTCATCCATGAAGGAGAGACTTTAGATGTAGTCAAATTGCGCATACAGAAGAAATTGCAGGTTCCTGACAAGGAATTTGCTAAGTGGAAGGTTGCATTTTTTTCATCGCTGCGTCGACCCGAGTACCTTCAGGATTCAGATACAGTGTGCAGCTGTTTTCAGAGAAGTGTTTATGGAGCTTGGGGGCAGTATCTTGGGTTGGAGCATTCTGATAGTTCCCCAAAAAGAGCATATGCAGCCAGTAATAATCTACAAATAGGGTAAAGAGAAAGGGCATCATGATTCATTCTAATTTTTCTGATAACTGTTACTACTACTTTAAGATGTAATCTCAAACTACTTAAGGGTACAGGCAATATATCTGTCTACCATATTTGATTTGAGTTGTGTTTTCTCTCAGAATTTGACTCTTGCAACTATGAGATGTCAGCATCTTCTGGTTGAACCAATTTCATATTTTCAATTATCTGCGGTCAACCATACTAAATTCTCTTTTTTGAGTAGAACAAGTTTTGTTCTGCATTAACCATTAGGAACTGGTAGCTATGGCACGAACTAAGAATTACGCACATATTAGACAAATTGAGGAGCCACATCAATTTTGGACTTTTAAGCAAATATCTGTAATCTTCTTAAATGATAGTAATGGTACATAGTGGAACAGCGGATTCACTGTACTGCaggactttttttttcttgttatatACTGGTGCTTGCATTTTTGTTTATTCATGCAGTGAATTTCTACAATCAGTATTTTTCTTTGTTATAGAACAAGGTTTGTTTCTTTTTCCAACACCCACCAAATTGGAACCCTATTACAGGGATATGGCTTCGAGTTACTAAAAGCTGGACAGGAAAAAATTTGTTATGTGGGAACAATACTAGCCTAATAAGCTAATGAACTAACAATCTGGCCAATTGTCCATGTTGTGAGATGAACTCTAGTTAGTAGGTATAGTTGGGGAGACCCTAGGGCTAGGGAGTCCCATCTATGAAAGTCTTGAATAAACTCCGATTTGGGGACTTGGTTGGGGTGAAGTGAGTGGAACGTTTTTCCAGGTGGTCTCAGATGTGATTCTAGGAGAATTAAAGCTCGCTAAGTCTCAAACTAACTTTGACAAAATCCTAGTGCTTTCTCAGATAGTTTAAATCAAGGTTCCTGAACTTAAAGCTTCAGAGCAATGTTGCCAGGCATTATAAGAGTTCGGTGCTGTTTAGAGATTCTTTGACCAGAAGTGACTTTTTGAAACTTAGGCTCGATTATATTGAAAAACAACAAAACCATGATTTGCAACAGGTCAGGAATGCAAGAGCAAAAGTCAACAACAAAAGCATGGTGCTACAAAGGCTGCAAccttttcatgaattattcttatTAATTTTGACAGAATTTAGGATGCTTCTTAGAAGATTACAGATAGAATTTTAGCTGCTAGATAACCGAAATACAATCTGTGTAAAAGAAACAAGTATTGATGCCACATTAACTATTAAGAACTCTTGTGGTTCTCGTACGCACATACCAATTCCATACATATCAGACAAAATTGACAAACTACGGCAATTTTTGATATGAGGTAAATCTGTAGTATTTCCAAAAGGTTGTGGATTTCGTGGAGAAGACAAAGCTGGAACATGGACAAAGATAATGCGGCATTGGATTTCCAGAAATAGAATGGTCTAATATTCCCTGCACCAACCTGTTCTATGCTATAAATGAGCAAACCTAATGCTAAGTCAACAGCTAGACAGTTTGTGAATCATGTTATCAGTTATAAAAGAGCAAGGTAGTGTGGAAGTTGTATACAGGGATAATTGACATGGATAATGACTAATGAGGGGACTGCTTATGTTACTTGGGGGGAGAATTATGATCATAAAACAGTTTCTTACTTGTTTATGTACCTGCATGACGCAACAGGGCACTTCTGGGGAGCTGCATGCAGAGAGGCTCCGAAAGGAGTAATATTCAACAGCATTGATAAATCATAAATATTCCATACAGGTTGTCATGCAGTGGCTAAAAGATCTCAACTGTACTAGTTGTCTCAATTATATGGCATGGTTGGGGTCTGGGGGTTCTCTGGTATCTCCATAATTTCTAGTAATCTTTTGAGTACCAACAACTAAATGTCAGATATTAATTTTGCTACAAACTTGTGTGGGTTTAATTTGGTTAAGCAAATGAGGGGTACCTTGGAAGATCTTGTCCTTGCCTGTACCCATCCTGAAACAGCTGCTTCTGGTTTCACAAGgttgaagaaaaaaactgaacTCCGCTTGAGAGCGGCAAAGTCCAACTTTCCGCCTATTACATTTGAGAGGAAACACAAATAAGAACATCACCAAAAATCCTAAAATGAAACACTAGCATCTGAAATAAATAGATTAGGAAATAGTGATGAGCTCCCCCAGAAAAATCTGTAAGAGATCTCGgagttcagtaactcttatgAGCTTTCTGAAACTTCGCTATAGCAGCATCACGGAGTAGCCGAATATGATAAGTTTGCACAATCAAGAACCTAAAATTTATATGAAAGTGTAATTTTAAGCCTCAGTTTCCAAGTTTTTGAAGCTCAATGGCTCTTCATTGATCAAATTATGAGGTTAACCAGACTCCAAAGAAGTTTATGAAGATTTTAATATTTCAAACATTTTTTGCAGGGTCTGATAAAGATATTGAATTCTACTAAATAATCTTTACAGGAAGAGTAATATAAGTTAAGGTATTGCAAATTCTAAACCATATCGACTGATTATATGTCTAATAAATAATGACCACTGTAAGAGCATAATAAAGCAAAACGAATTCTACTCGATGATCTTACTGGAAGCGCAGCATACCTTAAGCTGTTGCAAATTGTAAACCACATCGACCAATTATCTGTCTAGTCAATGATCACTATTGTAAGAACAGAATAAAGCAAGGTCCTACAAATGCTGCACCCTTTAAATGAAATACTCCTATTAACTATTATAGATAGAATTTTAGCTACTCGATAACTGGAATACAATCATTGTTCAAGGAACAAGCCAGATTAAGAACACTTGTGGATTTATCAGACAAATTGACAAGACACGGAAATTTTAGACATGATCCAAATATCTGCAGTATTCTTAATAGATTGTGGAATTAGGAAAAAGAATTATGCAGCCTTGGATTTCCAGACCTGGAATGGTCTACGTTCTAGTCATCACTAGGGACATTAACCCAAAATGAAATCACGATAGCAGTCTGCAAGGTATCTTGCTAACTGATGCTTCCCATGGAGATGGTAAAGTAGCATTATTTAAGATAAACCAATTTGGTAGTGCAGTTTTCTTTTCAAACTAACACTTTGTGTAACATGATACTAGTAACTTCAACACTAACAATAAGTCAACACTAACAGTATGAAAAGCGCTAGCAGAAAATATGAAAAAGCAAAAATTTGGATCCTTAAAATTATCTATCAGATAACATTAAGAAGTAAGTATTCCCCACTAGTTCTCAGTTTCCTTGAATAAACGTCGACTCACTAACAAAGTCACAATCAACAAAGCAATACAGCTTAACCCAACATAAGAAACACTGGTATAAAGTTGGACCAATGATaacaagacaaaacaaaactaacTTACAACATACATAA
Above is a genomic segment from Papaver somniferum cultivar HN1 chromosome 10, ASM357369v1, whole genome shotgun sequence containing:
- the LOC113316690 gene encoding ubiquitin carboxyl-terminal hydrolase 13-like produces the protein MTNPQPALDQEDTVMLVPDSEEVVEGPQPMEVAPAEEAVRAQPVEDPSSSSSSMKFTWKIENFSKLNTEKHYSDVFTVGTYNWRVVMYPKGKNIDHLSLYLAVADSDNLPYGWSRCAQFNLTVVNQVHHKITMRKHFPEHQFTARETEMGFPSIMTLKLLHYPTAGYLVDDTCIIEAEVSVKDSGEGTVYVGLENQGATCYMNSLLQTLYHIPYFRKAVYHMPTTENDLASGGSIPLALQTLFYKLQFGKNSVSTEELTKSFGWNTQESFMQRDVKELSRVLCEKLEIRMKGTAVEGTIQHLFEGHHMNYIECINVDYKSTRKESFYDIQLDVKGCRDVVASFDKYVEVERLEGDNKYHADQQHGLQDAKKGVLFNDFPPVLQLQLKRYEYDFKRDMMVKINDREDGKYLSPDADRRVRNLYTLHGVLVHTGGGHGGHYYAYIRPTHSEKWLMSG
- the LOC113316691 gene encoding ubiquitin carboxyl-terminal hydrolase 13-like; translated protein: MCNVDENDIAEHLRIRLKKEQEEKEQKEKEEAEAHLYTIIKVARNEDFSEQIGREIYFDLVDHKKVCSFRIQKQMPFNLFKVEVAKEFGVPVQFQRFWLWAKRLNHTYRPYRPLTLQEETQSVENAREMSNKEAGNGAWNYQELKLFLETEIGPESHPIPPPCHNEKEDILLFFKLYDAEKEEIRYVGRLFVKGSGKPFEILKKLNGMAEFSPDEEIELYEEIKFEPVVMCDRIDKKLTFRDSKLEDGDIICFQKPASADSMTPNRYPDVPSFLEYVHNRQIVHFRSLEKPTEEDFCFELSKVSKYDDVTERVAGHLGLSDPTKIRLTSHDCYYQKPKPQAIKYQGIGHLSEMLIHFHRTSDILYYEVLDVPLPELQDLKTLKIAFPYSTRNDMVVHSIRLPKQSTVGDLINDLKTKVELSHPDAELRLLEVFSHKIFKVFTFSDNIVNINDQCSTLRAEEILEEEKNLGPQDRLIHVYHFAKDGHLARNFGEPFFLVIHEGETLDVVKLRIQKKLQVPDKEFAKWKVAFFSSLRRPEYLQDSDTVCSCFQRSVYGAWGQYLGLEHSDSSPKRAYAASNNLQIG